A single Dechloromonas denitrificans DNA region contains:
- a CDS encoding aldo/keto reductase, with product MKKRMLGNSGLEVSALGLGCMSMSSAYGPAGDKTEMIALIRKAVDLGVTFFDTAEVYGPFVNEELLGEALTPFKGQVVIATKFGFDLDPATAQRTGGVNSRPEHVKAVAEASLKRLKVDAIDLFYQHRVDPSVPIEDVAGAVKELIAEGKVKHFGLSEPGIQTVRRAHAIQPVTAVQSEYSLWWRGPESELLPTLEELGIGFVPFSPLGAGFLTGKMDENTRFDSSDFRSQVPRFAPDALKANVALVALIRAVAESKGVTPAQIALAWLLAQKAWIVPIPGTTKLHRLEENLGAIAIELTSAELQRIESAASKLHLEGARLPEYALNMTGL from the coding sequence ATGAAGAAACGCATGCTCGGCAATAGCGGTCTGGAAGTATCTGCACTGGGTCTCGGCTGCATGTCGATGAGTTCGGCCTACGGTCCGGCCGGCGACAAAACGGAGATGATCGCGCTGATCCGCAAGGCGGTCGATTTGGGCGTCACTTTCTTCGACACGGCTGAAGTCTACGGTCCGTTCGTCAACGAGGAATTGCTGGGTGAAGCACTTACACCTTTCAAGGGACAGGTAGTCATCGCCACGAAATTCGGCTTCGATCTCGATCCAGCGACAGCGCAGCGCACCGGTGGCGTCAATAGCCGTCCGGAACACGTCAAGGCGGTGGCCGAGGCATCGCTGAAGCGCCTCAAGGTCGATGCCATCGATCTGTTTTACCAGCACCGTGTCGATCCCAGTGTCCCCATCGAGGACGTGGCCGGCGCTGTGAAAGAGTTGATCGCCGAAGGCAAAGTGAAACATTTCGGCCTGTCCGAGCCGGGGATCCAGACGGTTCGCCGCGCTCACGCCATTCAGCCGGTGACCGCCGTGCAAAGCGAGTATTCCCTGTGGTGGCGAGGCCCGGAAAGCGAATTGCTGCCGACGCTGGAAGAACTGGGGATAGGCTTCGTCCCGTTCAGCCCGCTCGGGGCCGGTTTCCTGACCGGCAAGATGGACGAGAACACCCGTTTCGATAGCTCCGACTTCCGTTCGCAGGTTCCGCGCTTCGCCCCGGATGCACTGAAAGCCAACGTCGCGCTGGTCGCTTTGATTCGCGCAGTTGCCGAGAGCAAAGGGGTGACTCCCGCCCAGATTGCGCTCGCTTGGCTGCTGGCGCAAAAAGCCTGGATCGTTCCGATTCCCGGCACCACGAAACTGCATCGCCTTGAAGAGAATCTGGGGGCCATCGCTATCGAACTGACCTCTGCCGAATTGCAGCGCATCGAGTCGGCTGCCTCGAAACTACATCTGGAAGGTGCGCGTCTGCCCGAGTACGCGCTGAACATGACGGGACTGTAA
- a CDS encoding LysR family transcriptional regulator, with translation MAAGDFSDLVAFIAVARERSFTRAAAQLGMSQSALSHTIRSLEARLGVRLLARTTRSVSPTEAGTKLLETVAPRLEEIDSELAALSEQKNKPSGLIRITTAEHAANTVLWPRLQGLLQDYPAIRVEINVNYGMTDIVAQRFHAGVRLGDQVEKDMVAVRIGPDLRVAVVGSPDYLSRNPRPQSPQDLSRHKCINLRLPTHDSYMVWEFEKEGNPLKAHVEGQWTFNIGSHILRAAVAGCGLAYLPADMAKEEIASGKLISVLEDWCQPYPGYHLYYPTSRQSSPAFSLLVECLRYRV, from the coding sequence ATGGCTGCCGGCGACTTTAGCGATCTTGTTGCGTTTATTGCTGTAGCGCGTGAAAGAAGTTTCACCCGCGCTGCTGCTCAATTGGGGATGTCGCAATCGGCGTTGAGTCACACGATTCGCAGCCTGGAAGCCCGGCTCGGGGTTCGCTTGCTGGCTCGCACCACGCGGAGTGTGTCGCCGACCGAGGCAGGAACCAAGTTGCTGGAAACCGTAGCCCCGCGCCTTGAGGAAATCGATAGCGAACTGGCGGCGTTAAGCGAGCAAAAAAACAAGCCCAGCGGCCTGATCCGCATCACGACCGCCGAACATGCGGCCAACACCGTGCTTTGGCCTCGCCTACAGGGACTTTTGCAGGACTACCCCGCAATCAGGGTCGAGATCAACGTCAATTACGGAATGACCGATATCGTTGCCCAGCGTTTTCATGCCGGCGTGCGCCTCGGTGATCAGGTCGAAAAGGACATGGTAGCGGTGCGGATCGGACCCGACCTCCGGGTTGCCGTGGTGGGCTCGCCGGACTATTTGTCTCGCAATCCGCGGCCGCAATCCCCTCAGGATCTTTCTCGGCACAAGTGCATCAATTTGCGTTTGCCGACCCACGATAGCTACATGGTTTGGGAGTTCGAGAAGGAGGGAAATCCCTTGAAAGCCCACGTCGAGGGGCAATGGACATTCAACATAGGGTCGCACATTCTTCGAGCGGCGGTGGCTGGTTGTGGTTTGGCTTACCTGCCAGCCGACATGGCAAAAGAGGAAATCGCCAGCGGGAAACTCATTTCGGTGCTGGAGGACTGGTGCCAACCGTATCCCGGGTATCACCTTTACTATCCGACAAGCCGGCAGTCTTCACCGGCATTTAGCCTCTTAGTGGAGTGCTTGCGGTATCGGGTTTGA
- a CDS encoding OsmC domain/YcaO domain-containing protein translates to MEIKVNFLDKLRLEAKFDDFTVIADQPIRYKGDGSAPGPFDYFLASSALCAAYFVKLYCDTRNIPTEHIRLSQNNIVDPENRYQQIFKIQVELPADISAKDRQGILRSIERCTVKKVVQTGPEFVIEEVESLDADAQALLTLNPDSEASTYIAGKDLPLEQTIANMSGLLAGLGMKIEIASWRNLVPNVWSLHIRDAHSPMCFTNGKGATKESALASALGEFIERANCNHFYNDNYWGEEIANAAFVHYPSERWFKPGKKDALPKGLLDDYCLEIYNPDGELRGSHLYDTNSGNTERGICALPYVRQSDGETVYFPTNLIDNLFLSNGMSAGNTLAEAQVQCLSEIFERAVKREILEGEIALPDVPADVLAKYPGIVAGIAELENQGFPVLVKDASLGGEFPVMCVTLMNPRTGGVFASFGAHPSLEVALERSLTELLQGRSFEGLNDLPRPTFESNAVTEPNNFVEHFIDSSGVVSWRFFSARADYEFAEWDFSGQGENSNADEAATLFGILEAMGKEAYMAVYDQLGATACRILVPGYSEIYPVDDLIWDNTNKALAFRADILNLHRLDDAGLEALLERLEDSELDDYTDIITLIGVEFDENTDWGQLTILELKLLINLALQDFAAAKEQVEAYLQYNENTVERGLFYQALNVVLEVLLDDELELDDYEANFRRMFGDPRMDAVLGSVDGSVRFHGLTPTSLQLEGLDRHQRLIDSYRKLHTARGKAAA, encoded by the coding sequence ATGGAAATTAAGGTCAATTTTCTCGACAAGCTTCGTCTCGAGGCCAAGTTCGACGACTTCACGGTCATTGCCGATCAGCCCATCCGCTACAAGGGCGACGGCTCGGCGCCGGGGCCGTTCGATTACTTTCTGGCTTCGTCGGCTTTGTGTGCGGCTTATTTCGTCAAGTTGTACTGCGACACGCGCAACATTCCGACCGAGCACATCCGCCTGTCGCAGAACAACATCGTCGATCCGGAAAACCGCTACCAGCAAATTTTCAAGATCCAGGTCGAGTTGCCGGCGGATATTTCCGCCAAGGACCGGCAGGGCATTTTGCGCTCCATCGAGCGGTGTACCGTCAAGAAGGTGGTGCAGACCGGGCCGGAGTTCGTCATCGAGGAAGTCGAGAGTCTCGATGCCGATGCGCAGGCCTTGCTGACGCTCAATCCGGATTCGGAGGCGAGCACCTATATCGCCGGCAAGGATCTGCCGCTGGAGCAGACCATCGCCAACATGTCCGGCCTGCTCGCCGGGCTGGGCATGAAGATCGAGATCGCCTCGTGGCGCAACCTGGTGCCCAACGTCTGGTCGCTGCATATCCGCGATGCGCATTCGCCAATGTGCTTCACCAACGGCAAGGGCGCCACCAAGGAAAGCGCGTTGGCGTCGGCGCTCGGCGAGTTCATCGAGCGGGCCAATTGCAATCACTTCTACAACGACAATTACTGGGGCGAAGAGATCGCCAACGCGGCTTTCGTGCATTACCCGAGCGAGCGCTGGTTCAAGCCGGGCAAGAAGGACGCGCTGCCCAAGGGGCTGCTCGATGACTACTGTCTGGAAATCTATAACCCGGATGGCGAGCTGCGCGGCTCGCATCTCTACGACACCAATTCCGGCAATACCGAGCGCGGCATCTGCGCGCTGCCCTACGTGCGCCAGTCGGACGGCGAGACGGTGTATTTTCCGACCAACCTGATCGACAACCTGTTCCTGAGCAACGGCATGAGCGCCGGCAACACGCTGGCCGAGGCGCAGGTGCAGTGCCTGTCGGAAATCTTCGAGCGGGCAGTGAAACGCGAAATTCTCGAAGGCGAAATCGCGCTGCCGGATGTGCCGGCCGACGTGCTGGCGAAATACCCCGGCATCGTCGCCGGCATTGCCGAACTGGAAAACCAGGGCTTCCCGGTGCTGGTCAAGGATGCGTCGCTGGGCGGCGAATTCCCGGTGATGTGCGTGACCCTGATGAACCCGCGCACCGGCGGCGTCTTCGCCTCCTTCGGCGCGCATCCGAGCCTGGAAGTGGCGCTCGAACGCAGCCTCACCGAACTGTTGCAGGGGCGCAGCTTCGAAGGCCTCAACGACCTGCCACGGCCGACCTTCGAGAGCAACGCCGTCACCGAGCCGAACAACTTCGTCGAGCACTTCATCGATTCGAGCGGCGTCGTGTCGTGGCGCTTTTTCAGCGCCAGGGCGGATTACGAATTCGCCGAGTGGGATTTCTCCGGCCAGGGTGAAAATTCCAACGCCGACGAGGCCGCGACGCTGTTCGGCATTCTCGAAGCCATGGGCAAGGAAGCGTACATGGCGGTGTATGACCAACTCGGCGCCACGGCCTGCCGCATCCTGGTGCCGGGCTACTCGGAAATCTACCCGGTGGACGACCTGATCTGGGACAACACCAACAAGGCGCTGGCCTTCCGCGCCGACATCCTGAACCTGCACCGTCTCGACGACGCCGGCCTGGAGGCCTTGCTGGAGCGCCTGGAAGACAGCGAGCTCGACGACTACACCGACATCATCACGCTGATCGGTGTCGAGTTCGACGAGAACACCGACTGGGGCCAGCTGACGATTCTGGAGTTGAAGCTGCTGATCAACCTTGCCTTGCAGGACTTCGCGGCGGCCAAGGAGCAGGTCGAGGCCTACCTGCAATACAACGAAAACACCGTCGAGCGCGGCCTGTTCTACCAGGCGCTCAACGTGGTGCTGGAAGTGCTGCTCGACGACGAGCTGGAACTGGACGACTATGAGGCCAATTTCCGTCGCATGTTCGGCGACCCGCGCATGGATGCGGTGCTCGGCTCGGTGGACGGCAGCGTGCGCTTTCATGGCCTGACGCCGACCAGCCTGCAACTGGAAGGGCTGGACCGGCACCAGCGCCTGATCGACAGCTACAGGAAACTGCACACAGCGCGGGGCAAGGCGGCGGCTTGA
- a CDS encoding MFS transporter, which translates to MSETKLAQALPPGCSLKTLAILSALLSFASISTDLYLPALPAIAAELQEDAGTIELTISGYLVGFSLGQLFWGPIGDRYGRRLPIMVGLLLFIIGSAGCATSTTVTAMIGWRIVQALGACASVVLARAMIRDLYVGHQAARMLSSLMTVMAIAPLIGPSLGGGILHVASWRFIFWSLVGVGIATLWALRALPETLPEERRSRQTIPSAMAHYGQLLRRFREGYWPSLPALAWAD; encoded by the coding sequence GTGAGTGAGACCAAGCTAGCTCAGGCGCTGCCCCCCGGCTGCAGCCTCAAGACCCTGGCGATTCTGAGCGCCCTGCTGTCCTTTGCATCGATTTCGACCGACCTGTACCTGCCGGCTCTCCCGGCCATTGCCGCCGAGTTGCAGGAGGACGCCGGGACGATCGAACTGACGATCTCCGGGTATCTGGTCGGCTTCAGCCTCGGCCAATTATTCTGGGGTCCGATCGGCGATCGCTACGGTCGCCGGCTGCCGATCATGGTCGGCCTGCTCCTGTTCATCATCGGCTCGGCCGGTTGCGCGACCTCGACGACCGTCACGGCGATGATCGGCTGGCGAATCGTCCAGGCCCTCGGCGCCTGCGCCAGTGTCGTGTTGGCCCGGGCGATGATTCGTGACCTTTATGTCGGCCACCAGGCGGCCCGGATGTTGTCGAGCCTGATGACGGTGATGGCCATCGCGCCCTTGATCGGCCCGAGCCTGGGCGGCGGCATCCTGCATGTCGCTTCGTGGCGCTTCATCTTCTGGAGCCTGGTCGGCGTTGGCATCGCCACCCTTTGGGCACTGCGCGCCCTCCCCGAAACCTTGCCCGAAGAACGGCGGAGCCGGCAGACGATCCCGAGCGCCATGGCGCACTACGGGCAATTGCTGCGGCGATTTCGGGAGGGCTACTGGCCATCATTACCGGCATTGGCCTGGGCGGACTGA
- a CDS encoding LysR substrate-binding domain-containing protein — translation MRSGAGSLSTLSMMRAAPAGCGLAYLPEDMVAPYIAAGPLVPSLGEWCPPFPGYHLHFPTRRQTFPAFRLLVDALRHQA, via the coding sequence GTGCGCAGCGGTGCTGGTTCGCTGTCGACGCTGTCGATGATGCGCGCGGCCCCGGCCGGTTGCGGCCTGGCCTACCTGCCCGAGGACATGGTCGCGCCGTACATCGCGGCGGGTCCGCTGGTCCCGAGCTTGGGCGAGTGGTGCCCGCCCTTTCCCGGGTATCACCTGCATTTTCCGACGCGCCGTCAGACCTTTCCCGCCTTCCGGCTGCTCGTCGATGCCTTGCGCCACCAGGCTTGA
- a CDS encoding nucleoside recognition domain-containing protein, translated as MEILIDIILKSGRSAVELALFVLLPVMVVMLSLMRLLEARGVLDWVVARLAPLLRPFGLTGLGVFAALQINFVSFAAPMATLTMMEQRGASDRHLAATLAMVFAMSQANAAFPMLTMGLNFSTTLVFSLVGGLVAAAATYYLFGRALSVEEERLDETLHHPVAESAKGVLDVINRAGAEAFKIAVGAMPMLVLSLVVVMALKRFGAIDLLTQWLTPLLAMAAIDPVLILPTLTKYLAGGTAMMGVMDDMRRSGQISAELLNASAGFLISPFDIPGVAVLISAGRRVAAVWKPAALGACVGIAARTAGHILAG; from the coding sequence ATGGAAATCCTGATCGACATCATCCTCAAGTCCGGACGCTCGGCCGTTGAACTGGCGCTCTTCGTGTTGTTGCCGGTGATGGTGGTGATGCTGTCGTTGATGCGCCTGCTCGAAGCGCGCGGCGTCCTCGACTGGGTGGTCGCCCGTCTGGCACCGCTGCTCCGGCCTTTCGGCCTGACCGGGCTGGGCGTCTTCGCCGCCTTGCAGATCAATTTCGTCAGCTTCGCCGCGCCGATGGCGACCTTGACGATGATGGAGCAGCGCGGCGCTTCCGACCGCCATCTGGCGGCGACGCTGGCGATGGTCTTCGCGATGAGCCAGGCCAACGCCGCCTTTCCGATGCTGACCATGGGTCTGAACTTCTCGACGACGCTGGTCTTCTCGCTGGTTGGTGGCCTGGTCGCTGCGGCCGCCACCTACTATCTGTTCGGCCGCGCCCTGTCGGTCGAGGAGGAGCGCCTCGACGAAACGCTGCACCATCCAGTGGCCGAGAGCGCCAAAGGCGTGCTTGACGTGATCAACCGGGCCGGGGCGGAGGCGTTCAAGATCGCCGTCGGCGCCATGCCGATGCTGGTGCTGTCGCTGGTCGTCGTGATGGCCCTCAAGCGGTTCGGCGCCATCGACCTGCTGACCCAATGGCTGACCCCGCTGCTGGCCATGGCGGCGATCGATCCGGTGCTGATCCTGCCGACGCTGACCAAGTATCTGGCCGGCGGCACGGCGATGATGGGGGTGATGGACGATATGCGCCGGAGCGGCCAGATCAGCGCCGAATTGCTCAATGCCAGCGCCGGCTTCCTGATTTCGCCGTTCGATATCCCCGGCGTCGCCGTCCTCATTTCCGCCGGCCGGCGCGTCGCCGCCGTCTGGAAACCGGCAGCGCTCGGCGCCTGCGTCGGCATCGCCGCGCGCACCGCCGGACATATCCTGGCCGGCTGA
- a CDS encoding glutamate/aspartate ABC transporter substrate-binding protein, with amino-acid sequence MNRFALAAALATALSASALAPAHAQESLTLKKIKETGTITLGHRESSIPFSYYDDKQQVIGYSHELMLKAVDGIKDNLKLAKIDTKLMPVTSANRITLIQNGTVDIECGSTTNNLDRQKQVAFSTTIFVIGTKLMVKKTAGITDFADLAGKNVVTTAGTTSERLLRKMNEDKKMGMNVISAKDHGEAFLTLETGRAVAFMMDDALLFGEMAKAKKPGDWTVVGTAQSKEAYGCMLRKDDPGFKKVVDAALTKVMTSGEAEKIYAKWFMNPIPPKGLNLNMPLSDEMKALYKAPNDKAFE; translated from the coding sequence ATGAACCGATTTGCCCTTGCTGCTGCACTTGCCACTGCCCTGAGCGCTTCTGCCCTGGCCCCCGCCCATGCCCAGGAATCGCTGACCCTGAAGAAGATCAAGGAGACCGGGACGATCACCCTCGGCCACCGCGAATCGTCGATTCCGTTCTCCTACTACGACGACAAGCAGCAAGTCATCGGCTACTCGCACGAACTGATGCTGAAAGCCGTCGATGGCATCAAGGACAACCTCAAGCTGGCCAAGATCGACACCAAGCTGATGCCGGTCACCTCGGCCAACCGCATCACGCTGATCCAGAACGGCACGGTCGATATCGAATGCGGCTCGACGACCAACAATCTCGACCGCCAGAAACAGGTCGCTTTCTCGACCACCATCTTCGTCATCGGCACCAAGCTGATGGTCAAGAAAACCGCCGGCATCACCGATTTCGCCGACCTCGCCGGCAAGAACGTCGTGACCACCGCCGGCACCACCTCCGAGCGCCTGCTCCGCAAGATGAACGAAGACAAGAAGATGGGCATGAACGTCATCTCCGCCAAGGACCACGGCGAAGCCTTCCTGACCCTGGAAACCGGCCGTGCCGTCGCCTTCATGATGGACGACGCGCTGCTCTTCGGCGAAATGGCCAAGGCCAAGAAGCCGGGCGACTGGACGGTGGTCGGTACGGCCCAGTCCAAGGAAGCCTACGGCTGTATGCTGCGCAAGGACGACCCGGGCTTCAAGAAGGTGGTCGATGCGGCGCTGACCAAGGTGATGACCTCGGGCGAAGCCGAGAAGATCTACGCCAAGTGGTTCATGAACCCGATTCCGCCGAAGGGCCTGAATCTGAACATGCCCTTGTCGGATGAAATGAAGGCGCTGTACAAAGCCCCGAACGACAAGGCTTTCGAGTAA